ATGCAACATATGCAAGAACTTGCATGATGAGGAAATGATACAGCGGTGTTCTTTCTTCCATTCTCTTCCATTGGAGGAGAGCTTAAAAATCGTAAGGGAGTATCTCATATCTGTAACTGCAAAAGATTGCAGTGTTATGATTAGCTTTCAACCCAGACGTGATGGAGAGATGGATGACATATATGACTCTATCTATCTGACATCAACAAGTCAAAGTTTCAATTACAAGGTAATAGTAATACTGAGGGTTTATTTCTGTTGTTACCATCATAGCTGTTCAAGCCTGGGCTAGCTAGCTAAGGTTTTACATAATAAATTAAATCATGTATAGTTATTTGTTTTACACGCTCATCCATCTTCagcatttgttttcttgttcttttttaagTTCCTGTCAAAGATAATTCTttattttagtttgtttttacGGATGTTTGCTTATCAAAGAAGGTCTTGCTTTTTTATTCGTTTCTCTTGAAAAGTCCTGAGGAAATTCATCAAGTAATTGTGATACCATAGAGGACATTGTCTTTTTGGCATGGATTTATGTTCTACAACTTCATTCGTGTTATCACCAGACAACAGTTGTTTCAATTCATATTATTTCTGTGGTTTTGTGTTAATGTACTACAATTGGCTTTACATAAAATGTCCGTTGCTGCTTGCTTCATCATTCAAAGTCTTGACTTAATGTATAAGCTTCAATGTGTCtgtgtataaatatatatcggAACCTGTACGTCTTAAATTTTGTTCGCAGCTTGACAATGGTACTGCTTTTTGCCTGTTCCTACATGTTGActacttccaagttccaagGATGAACATGATTATCTGTTTCCTAGTATTTGAGTATTATTCATtgtaatgaaaatgaagaaagaatcAAGTTATGTGCTTAAAAGTACCTATTTAGCAAAATCCTAATAGACTATTTCTACTTTGGCATGTCTTCTATTGCCAAGATCCAAGGGGCAAAATATGTGATCTCATCACTGCAAAAAGCACTTTGTCATCATTAAATTTGATTCCCAGTTGCACTGAGATCTGATCAGCAATCACTTTTACAGTTAATTGTGCAATTGCTTTTTTCATTCTGTAtcatgtgcgtgtgtgtgtctTTTCTCACTCATTAGTCAATATGAAATTTTACTTACTGTTTCCTGAAGAATATTGGTTGGCTTCAATTGTTGTACTGTTGGTTGCTTTTATTAAATAATTAACATGAGCGTATTTAAATACATCCACAGGTTCACTTCATTGACCTTGATATGAAGCCTTTGAAAAAGATGGTTTACCATTATGAGTTGGACCAGAAAATAACAAGTTGTTATCGCATGCATATGGTGAAAGCAGGGGCTGGAAATTGTGAGTGTGTCCAGAATGCAAAACCAAGGACTGGTGTAATTGATATCAAACATGAGCAATCAAATAAAGTGTGATGTTGATTTTTCTTAGAAGCACACACTTACCAAAAATGGAATGCTTATGGTATTTTTCACATTTACTTGGAACTTTTGCTCATTACTTTCCAGCACTACACAGTGTGCAAGAATGTCTTTGATGCCGCTTAATGTGGCATAGGCTACTGCTTAGAGCAGGTAGACGTTCAcctttcacatttattttgGATATCTGTAACAGAAGAAACCTTGAATAAAAGCTTCACCTCATCTTTTGTTCAGATAACTGTATTTTTGTGCTTTATTTGGTTTCtggtttctcttcttttcctcaaCTAGGAGAGCTAGAATTGACTGATTCTACTACTGTAAGTTGATAATAACTGCTCTAAAATCACGGTGATCAATAGACTTTATTAGCTAAAGAATCCCCATATTTGCAAGTGCAAAAGCAAATGCCTACATATAAGTAACTTGCTTAGTGAAATTACGTGGAATTTGAACAGAGCCTATTTCTGAAATTTAAACATAATTGACTTCATGTGCAATCTAATGCGACAATAGTTTTTTGTTGTTGTACATTAATATTAGTGGGAGACACGTTGAGCAAGAactcatggatttgagattggTCACTTTTAATAATGTTTGAGAATTTGTGGTGCTCTTGAGGACTGAATGACTTTTTGCTCTTTTATACAAATGGCACAGCTTTCCTTTCATCTATATGCATGTAGCAGCAACTCGCACAAGGACCCAAGTTACCCTGATACGTGTAGAGTTCCGGCATATTCACGTACAAGTTTACAGTTGGGCAACTCCTTGGCACTGGACATGTCATAGGCTGGTATCTACTGCGTGGATTACCttataaaacttttctttccaAGTATAGACAACATGAATAGTTTCAGCCTCAAGGCCACTATATTGAGCTTTACTTTCTAGAAGAGCTATGTATTTGCCCTCTTGCCTCGTGCCACATCTGTCTACTGTGCACAGTGTGTATACTTCTGTCTGAGGAAATTAATTTATAGTTCACATAGATTTCAATGGTCTGCATGACGATTTCAACTACTGGACTGGAAGACTGTTCAGACGttcagttctttttttccttttctccccaTGGATGTCATATGCATCAAAAGGAATGACCTACTCAAAACCTGGGTGGTTTATTGCAAAATTCAACTTGAGATGTTCTACATAAGATAGTCTGCACATTTAACTGTGGGATTCAATGATCAGAATGAAGCTATATGCGACAGccacaaatgaaaaaaataaagaaaatgataaaaacggGAAAATATCGCAATACATTCAAAAcgtaaaaaatgattaattttaacGTGATTTTGTCACgatttttttttgcgttttttttcattttttttttaaattttctctttttattttcttcaatttttgtttcattgttttatttcctcttgttttaggtatttaacatgacctcctaaatgcaatacaaaCGTATTagctttttatttcttgtatttttacgtaaaattttgattttttatttaaaaaaaaaactccaagattttttcaagatttttggAAAAACAACTTTGCGATAAAAACCCgggaacgatatttgtggctatgtgTGCTGCAATAGCACTGCTTTACGTGAAGACACTCCCTAACGCAATGAAATGCGAGTGCTTTGACGCCCCAATCCCTTCCAGCCCTTTTCTTAACATTAGCGACCCATGATcttcaataatatttttgagtGAATATTTCAAGTTTCTCGTGCATTCTCAACtgtcattcaattgattagCTAACATATGGTACCCGGTGTCTTTTGAGGTTCATTTGGTTAATGAacgcttcttttcttttgtttggttgatgGTGCTGGTATTGTTGTATCCCTTGTCACATGAACTCATTGTGATTATTTAGATCATAAATTTGGTTTCAAACTGGTATACTCGTGATAAATTTTGGCACTGCATGATTTTATTCTGTGGCTCCTGCCTCAGATCGAGGAGAAATATAGGGCTGCCAGGGATCCAGCGCTGGTATTTAATGCGAAAGAAACGCGAGAGGTATTACTATTACCACCAAAGATCTCAGCATTTACCTTAGCGTAACACAGGTTTCAACTGCTACTTCTAGGGACCGATTGTTAGGTAAACTTCATGAGTGGCGTTACTCAGAGTGCTGCTCCTAGCATAGTTTATCAGAAAATAAGCTATTGAAGTTCTTGATTAGTAAACTGATCACTGATTGTTGATGCACTTGTTGAAGCTCCTTCTGTTGTTCATCCATTGGAATGGGATTAATTACGACAGTAAGTCACCTATGAACACACCAAAACGGACAGTTATTTCCACGATCCCTTTTTCTTCTGCCAAGTTATTTAACGTTATTTGCAGTCATAAGCAACTGGTGTATTGTCTCAAATAAATGAGCGAGCTGTACAACCATCGCGTATCTGTTATTTTGGTCTCTGACTGCAATAATGGATGACCTCTCAGACTTTGGCCTTGAAAGCTGCATTAAATGTGGATGTGGAATTGTGAATGCCTTGAATTGGAGGTTCTTCCGATCCCACCCGGAACTTTGCACTAGCTTCCACGTGAACACAAATATACTGCGTCTTGGCGTCGCCTAGTTTATGGTCACTGCGTTTAAGTCGGGTTTCAGCTGTTCTATGCTTTTAGTCGAGAAACAAAATGGGGAGAATCTTGCAATATCAGAATTGGTCCCATCAAAACATTCACTGTACTCAACTCCGGGCTCGGACATACATTAGGCAGACTACTCTAAGAATTTTTTGACTTCAAAGTGAGGAAAACAAAGGTTTCTCCAAAACTTTTCTGGTAAAATTTGGTGATGCCTAATAAGGTACAACTGTTGACAAGCTTATGAACGACGTCCGCATGGTCTGTTGATCAAGCCGCGGAAAGGTCTCTTGCCTGCAGCAGCAGCATAACCGAGCAAGCATCAATCTTATGTTGGTTCAAGGTAACCCTATCAGCTTTATCATATATTGCAAATTATTACAGTTGCGTTTTCCAGAGCCCATTCTGGGGCTAGCAATCGTCCAACTCGGCTGCTCAAACGGGCGACGATGAAAAATAGCAAGTAGTTCTGTGCTACAATGGATGCAACAAATAtgtcacgtctctctctctctctctctccctctctcgcgtAAAAATGGCCTCGCCCTTTTCAtccaaaacagaaaaagttCTCACCCATTTATCCTGTTTTTACTTCCATAGCTGcgttttagaaattttgaagaGGCAACATGCATGTCAATGAATGTTCACTGGCATAGCCATCAAACGTCTGACACATAATTACTCTCCCGCCTACCTTCTCGGTAGACACCAACGGTTCCATGCACTAGATTTACTATTTCTGCAAAGGCTTTGACTCGGTCCGATAATGATTATAATGCTTCGTAACTGCATGTAAGCTAATCAAACATGGTGGTGATACGATACCAAGTGCGATATCACCAAGTCCAAAACTCATGACTCTTCCAAAAGCTGATTTAACTCGTCGAGTGGACTAGTTCGACTCACCTAAAACTCGCCTAAAATTCGGTGACAGATGTTATCTTAACTTTAATGTTTGTTTTCGTGAGCTGTTGTTTTCCCCTGATATATCAGTACGCGATACtaaattatgtaaaaatatgcaactatAAGGTAGCTTAAGGGTCCTGCCTTTTGTTACGGCAGCGGCACAATAATGATGCTGATGGTTATAATGATGGATGACAATAAGGGCTATGAttgagagaaagaacaacaagcATCCTCTATATACGCAACTCTGCAGTCCAGTATCCTGCGCACTATTATCTTGTCCTACCACCTTGCTGCTACTGCCAGAGCCTGCATACCTCTGCGGTTCTTGTTTAATAAGCATGCCAAAGGTATGTTTAATGTCATCTCTGTTGTTTCTTCGTCTCATTGCTGTTACTGACATCTTGGCTGGAGAATAAGCAGcttcaagtttttttcttttttgagtaCCACACTTTTCTCACCTGAAAGTACTAAAGCATCTCTTGCACCCGGTCGCAGAAAACCGTAGTCTCTGTGCAGCTTTTATGTACCAAATGCAAGAGGAAAGTGATGAAGCTTGTAGCAGACTTGGATGGTGTTACTTCCATTGTGCTGGACCCATCTAAAAGCACGGCAACGGTAGTAGGAGAAACTGATCCCGCACTGATCATTAAAAGCATAAGGAAattcagaaagtgtgcagagcTTGTGAGTGTTGGTCCTCCTAAGGATGAGACGAAGTTGACATATCCTATTATGCCAAATTGCTGCCAAAGATGTGATTCCTGGTTCGTTGTACGTGAAGATAATCACTGGCACTGCCCCATTCTCTGATACCGTGAAAAAAGTTCATTCACATATATTAATTGGTGATGCCGGCTCATATTGGCAGGCTTTGTTTGTTCAGTAATCATATACTGCAGTCATTATGTAAGTTCATCCGGAGCACAAGCGTGAATTGCTTACTTTGTCTTCCAATATGGTAATGAAGTGCATGTAGTCTTTCACCGTGTCTTCTCTTTGTCATTGCTTTCGTTAGGTAGCCATTTTCTTGTGTCTTTCCTTGGTTTGCCTTGTGCCCAGTATTCGAGCAATATCATGGAAATAGCATTACATGTTCATGCTTCTTGCTTTGAACAAGCAAAACATGGTCTAacaatgcatctctctctctctctcatgaaatGCCTTTGCACTTCACTAGATGAACAGTTAGCACCTTGCCTGTACGTTCGAAAATTGGTGTCCATAACTGAAATGCGGTAGTCCATATATAAGAAAGGCACTCAACCAATGAAGAAGGTAGCATGCATCACTTAGACTCGTTTTCCACCCATccaaagagaaggaagaagctCAGAGATGGATGAACAAGTGTCCAATGAGAGCCAGTAAGACTAAACTTGAATTGGTGAATTTATGGAGGGAAGTAGGAGAATGGTGTGATTCAATTAGCGTGTGGTCATGTTTCTCCCCTTCTTTGCCTGTAAAAGGGACTCAGGGAACGGGTGCTCCAGTGTGAGTCTCCACACGCCACTGCCTAAGGTACATTACTTTACTAGGAGGAGGGAGAGTGGATAGGTGAAGAGAAAACTACCTCCATCCGATTGCATATAGGTGTCTCAGTAaggattttatgcatctggttaGGTGGGTTGATTTAAAGCCTCCAAGTTGAAGCAGGTATGGGATTTTAATGCCTGTAAAGTCGGCATCTATGATAAATTCACATTGGCTGCAAGATGAGGGCATGTGTCCGACCTGACATGCAAAACTTTAGACAGATCGCCACCTTACAGGGAATTGATGAGCCGATCAATGTTACCTTGTGATTGATCAATCCATCCCTAAGATCTACATTTTCCAGGGAATTCCATctccatcaccttttttttctggtgcattcacatgcacatcctTCTTGTACCTGCTAAGCATATCTCATGAAAGAAATGTCTATGAAGTCAGCGTTCTTCCTCAAGATCTAGAGTTTTGGTATTCTTTTCATTGTTGGTCGTGTTTGGACACAAAAGAGTGCTGAGGCAAGAGAGAGGTTCCAAGCATGGGCATCTTAAGCTACTCTGCTGAAGAATCAACTGAACATTTATCTAGGGATCTGCAGTTTGGTATTCCACCTAAAACACCttgaaagtattttttttttcaccaggCAAGCAACACCAAAAGTCTCATAAACAATAGATCCCCCCAACCTTTGGATGGATAGAGGTGTTTGATAAGGAGAACTTCGTGTTTCTGGAACACATGTTCCAAGAACACTATGTTCTTTAACCTCTTACACTCGGATTTGAGGTTATTTTCAAAGAAAGTAATTAACCTGAGATTTTGTGATAATTAATTCCTACATAAGGAGAAAAGATGGACTTTAAAAAAGTAGATTTTGCTATTAACTCATGGCAAGGGCATAGAAAACTTCCTGAGTTTGCACCGTCCTCCACAGCCTTGTCCATGCTTTCCAGCCAAGCACTACAAGCTAGACGTGCAAACGGTTCAGACTTCAACCAGGCTCAGACTTTACTAGTCTGATCTAATCGGGTTCAGACCTGAATTTGAATACTGTGAAACCAAAACTGGGTCTTGCTTCAGATCTGATGGTTACATGTCCTAATCAGATGGTTTCTTGGACACAACTTTGAAGCTGTGCCCAAATTCAATTGATATCTAGCTGCAAATTTCTTTGGCGGACCTGATTGAATGAGTGTAGATTGAGTTTGTAATCCAGTAGATTTGACCTGCTGACAATGTTAGTAGACACAATCATGAGCTAAGTTTCCATTTATCATGTTACATTGACATAGTTAGGGGCAAAAGTACCAGCAAATCGTTTGATAGGAATCAACTAGTTTTTCCTGGGCCTTTATTAGCACTATGGAGGTAAAGTGCCTCAATTTGAAACTTGTAATTTATTGCAGGATCAGTTATATTCATGCTAGTCAAAAGCTAAACTGATGCTATCAGCTTAAGCCTACACCAGATTTGGTTGTTGTCCCTTAATAACCAAAAATGTACAACAGGAAAGTTACCAGAAAACAGAGATGACTTACAGTGAAAATACACCTTGAACagcaattttgta
This window of the Nymphaea colorata isolate Beijing-Zhang1983 chromosome 2, ASM883128v2, whole genome shotgun sequence genome carries:
- the LOC116248356 gene encoding uncharacterized protein LOC116248356 — translated: MTIRAMIERKNNKHPLYTQLCSPVSCALLSCPTTLLLLPEPAYLCGSCLISMPKKTVVSVQLLCTKCKRKVMKLVADLDGVTSIVLDPSKSTATVVGETDPALIIKSIRKFRKCAELVSVGPPKDETKLTYPIMPNCCQRCDSWFVVREDNHWHCPIL